From the Penaeus vannamei isolate JL-2024 chromosome 20, ASM4276789v1, whole genome shotgun sequence genome, the window CCGGTGAACGCCACGGTCTTAGGaacctctccccccgccccttggATAATAATCGATGGTCCAGCCGCTCGTGGGGATGTATTGCAGGGCCATAACTTATCGCCGGCAGTAGAACGCGCACGATCGTCGTCCGCTTATCTTCTCCAGCTGCGGCCACACCTTCTGCGAGGAATGCCTTAGTAAGGTTTctgttgtttgtctttctgtgaaATCTGTGTTTGGCTTAATGTTTGGTTTCTTTCCTGGTTTGTGCTCCTTTTTTTCGTCTGGCGTTGTgttatgtgtctttgttttcaGTGTCTTGGTgcctcgtttttttgtttgttttatttctgcaATAATTAATATGTTGCTGTAAGAGAAGATACAACGGGTGACAgggtaaaatatatacatatatgtgtgtttgtatgtgaaataacgtttaaatgaatgaataaatgaataagtagatgaataaatagatacatacgtagatagaatagataagaatgtcttagaaataataaattagaaaaaatgtagataaataagtgaaatgaatagataaatttagAGAAGGCTTAATGAGTAAAAAGAAAGGCAATGAAAATCTTTCCTTCAAGGGACGGAGAACCGCAAGAGTGTGTTCCGGTGCCCTTCTTGCCGGCAGGACCGCGACCAGTTCTGGACGCTGAAGCCTAACTTCGCGCTGCTCGACCTGCTCGAAGCGGTacgtgattttcttctttttttaatgtatgatttgtgcgtgtatgtatatgtgtgtttgtgcgtgtgtgcgtatgtatgtgtgtgtgcgtgcgcgtgtgtgtatgtgtgttcgtgtgtgtgctcatgtgcgtGGGTTGGTTAGTGCATGTGAAATTAACCTTGGCTAATGGAAAGAGGTCCTTCCCAGAGGAGAGTCCAGGAGGCCAAGGACGACGAGGACAACCTCAAGGAGGGTCTCCGCACGGACGAGGAAGAcaggctctcgctcgctctccataTGCCCGCCCAGAAGGCCAAGAACGAGGAGGCACAGGCCCGGGAGACGACTTGGGCCGGCGACGTCCCCGGAGCGGAGGGCGGCTggcaggaggaggcagaggggcgtCCGGGGAAGGAGGAAGCTTACTGCCATGAGGAACTTGAAGGTCTTGATGGGAAAAAGCTCCGCCTTGAGAAGGAGGAggctgaaggagagaggaaaacatgcttctggttggaggaggaagaagaactgcAACTGGCCATGGCTATGTCACTATCTGTAAGCATTTTCTGTTCACTATATAACATCAAATATCACTTTAGAGTTGAGTCTCCCCTGTCTAGTTACAATGCTCTTATATAACACATAATTCTTGACACTGCGATACACAGATCATTATTTGCAACTCATTATACTTGTATGTGAGGGCATTTACATGTATGCCAAATAAATGCTCCATGTCAGTGCCAATTAGTAATAGTATCCGTGAATTGTACTcacctacatttatatatcaagTACAGCTTATTAAGAGATTATGTATAGTTTATTAGTGTATAATATTCATGGGAAATATTATGCAGGCACATCACATTTATTTACTCAGTTGATTTTCAAAGAATCTAAATGGATTCTGACTTTTTGTCATCCATACATATGGTCATTGACTGTCCCAAAACCTAAAGATAGTCCCTGTTAACAAAACTAAAAAGGTTTCACAGATAAAACTCGATTGCAATATCTCTTTAGGctgtaagaaaagggaaaatcttGCAATTGGAGCACCAAGAGAAATCTGGAAGAAAGGGTGTTGCACAGACAAATATGCCTTTGAAATGTGGAAATTGTAAACTTGAGCATAAGACAAACTTTTCTCTAAGATGTCTCCCCCTTCTAGCAACCCGATCCCGTTGCATCACCttcgaaaggagagaaaattccTCCAGCTCGGAGAATTAATGTGGCGATTTTGTTTCGCAACGAAAAGTCTTTCAGGTTTACTACCAACTTCAGTATCTGCGATGCCTGCTTTTACACCAGATTCGGTGCTATTCTCTCATCAAAATCAATTTCATCAATTGCCTCCGCAACAGTATTACTGTCTACACTTGAAGTATCGGAAGACAGCACGGTCAGTGTTGACCTCCCTTATGACCTGTGGATTCTTGTCTCTGTGCGAAGGGGTCAGAAGGATGCGATTACTGGTGTCGGGTTAATTCATCTTGACCAGGCCTTCAGTGTGTCAGGCCATTTGTTATGTTCAAGAtaaatggttgtatatatatatatatatgtgtttctatttatacatatatatatatatttcacattgtgtatatattcgtttacatgtgtatacgcatgtaaattattgtaaagatatatgcacatgtacccattagatccataattatttattctatttattttctttttattccaacCTACTCTCCTTTTGCATCTTCTAACCACGTGATTCCGCCACGAAACAAGCATTAAACATTTAGACACTTGTTATGGAGGGACAGTGAATTGTTTATCTTGTTAGTTACAAATAACCGTTCAGAAAACGTTGATATaccaaaaatattttgaaatgcaAATCACTCATATTCGTTTATCGTTGACGCTTCATCTTGTGATGTAACAATTGGTTTCAGATGTTTGTAGGCCTATCTTAGGAGCTTACACGAATGAATTATATCATAcactttctttacattttttttttcgtaaaatgggtttataatgacataatgatgtcTAACCGATTATCTAGTTACAAATGAAAGGCCATACGTAAAATGATTGCTATCAGAAAAGCCTAAAGCGGTGCCGACAGACTTGTAACTTCTCATGTATTATCATCGAACCCTAAACATACTTGTATGATGAATATGTTCAAATCGAATCATATCTACTTTATTTtatggaaagaaagtgaaaagtcgcataatgattttttatttttcataaatcTTTTCCTTTGGGAAGAAACTGGTATAATAAGACACTTTTATCTTCCTGTGATCCAGTTCAGTAGGTAATATCATTATACAGTGCATCATATTCGCTCCTGTAAAGCGAGAGTGCGAAAGGGCGAATATCGCTAACACAGCGATTTTATTCTATATACAAGCGATATATGGTCtggtattactaataaaatgtttgcatatgctgatgatacttctctctatgctgatattccttctccggcaactaggcaaatagtagctgataGTCTcgctgtagacctgatgatgattcaatcgtggtgctctcggtgggacaTTATATTAAATCCTGCTAAGTCTAAAGAactgattgtgagtcggtctcgaacgcagttgttTCAGCATCCaaatctgctgattaatggagtcttaatcacttcagtggataacctgaagctcttaggttaACCTTCGATTCAAAGcctacatttgaattgcatattaggaatatggcgcgggcaatttcatcaaagttaggcattattcacaagtgcaagaaaatctatgaagatgataaCATTACTCGTAgctgcttttcttttattctgcctcattttgggTATTGTTCtgctgtgtggttatctgctacTGACTCACActaaagactgcttgatcgttcttttaattccatttaatTTCTCcagtctgacttaaatttggacagtggggctctttcagtcttgtaCAAacttgtaaccgataattcacattctctctataagttttttgttgatttttatcaaccggcaagaattaccagaagttctatgaccctcaattcaatgacatttgatgaaagtcgatcgtctacaagtcagttttctagatgcttttttactgctatttgtagagtATATTTTTGTTGTGGGAGTTTATAGTCATGTGGGCAATTCTATACTCGCATACGAATATGAAACAGACCATAACTCATTTTCGACCACTCCCACCCaaaatcctctcctcccctcccctccccacctccttgccAGGGCCTGTCCCCTTATGTTTTCTTCAGAGGAAGCGCTGTCATTGCACACTACGAAACACGGCCAACTCCTGTACTCACTTTAGAGTGGATATTAAATGACCTCGAAGACTTGTTTATAGGATCACTACAACTAGAATGAACAGCTGGCGGGATATACAGGTACAAGGTGGTTGCTGTACGATAAGTTCGGTTGCTGTACGATAAAAAAATGTCGCGAAACGTTTAGGAGTGTAGAGAGGCCTTTAGCGAAGCAATCAAGAGCTAAAGTCTTGAGTGATTAGGAGAAGCGAAAACTGAAGTGCAGAGAAGTCCGTGCATTTTCGGCGGAAAATGCGGTATATAAACAAAAAGGATAAAGTAACATTGCTGGGTCGTCTGCGGCTGAGTGCGCTGATTGGCCAACGGCTGCGTTCGTATCTCTGGCGTCGCGGCGAACCAGCACCGCAGACCTCGGCACGCTTGCCGGTCAGCTGACTTGGTGTAGGGGTATTACACCGGGCGAGGCTGCGCTGATGTTGAGTGCAGTAATTAGGCAGATCGAGGTAGCGCTGGTGCCGATGTGAGTGTAGCGTCCGCCACGTAAGTATCATTACGAAATAAATTTGTAAGTTCATTTTTGTACACAGTGTTTAATATTATCCCATTTTGTCATTCCTACAGAATAGAACACAGAACAAAAAGGGAAGCACACCAAACAAAGTGGtagacgaaacaaaaacaaacaacacatattAGTGAAATCACTTGAAGGACATCGACACTAGAAATACAATATCTATTAAATAAAAACCCATGCGTcttggataataatgatacacacaaatgaacacatcaATGATACTGACAtacataagaataaaagtaatttaATTCGCTTTAAGGTTTTCAGAATTAATGATGAATGATGCCACACTGATCTGAAGTTTCAATGATCACAACTAATATTAAATCTATCTGAAATAACCTTTGATTAGATTACAAGAGTAAAATAATATCGAAGGCTTTTGCTAGGGCTAACTTGAGGCCTAACAAAAGCATAAAAACAGATGTTATTTCAAAGAATAGCGTACCTTTGTTTCCCAAACTCAACATGAGGCTAAACCAAGTCACGCCCCCACGCCTTGTTGGAACGCAAAGCCAGACTATTTTAAACTCAAATCCTAACTCAACAGGCAGGAAATTTCTCTCGGGGTCTTCCTTCAACACCAAAACCCTTATCGAagaagagttatatatatattggggcaaatgtggaaaggtatgaatgagaacgaatatcttcacaatacgagagatgtattttaccggtttcgtgtatttctgacggagatatattcgaaaccggtcaaatgcatctcttgtattgtgaagatattcgttctccttcatacctttccacatttgtcaacatgaatacggttcattaggGCAAATCTTAATGACACTCTAATTCGCTTTTTAACTGGCAGCAGCAATTAAGAAAGAtctatgtttatttttccttttctttcatttctttttatttttgacaAACCcacttgtatgtacgtatattacaaatgcgcacacatatgtatgtatgtatgtatattacacatgcgtacatacatacaaacacacatgtgtatctttctatctatgtgtgtctgtgtgcgtttaagtTCATGCATTTACAGAGGCGTTatttggagggggagagagaaggagagagggacagggggatagagaaggagaagggagaaggatagcgggagaggaggaaagaaggagaaggaatagggaactGCGTCCTGCCTTAATAGTCTggctcaccccaccccctacccgtctacattttattctatttatttattattattattattttatttatttattattattattattttatttatttatttatttattattattcctattattaatatgattattattttgtaaatttcACATGTAGATCCGGGTATAGCTTTAGAATGTCCCTACAatagcatattttttttttaaattttgatcGCTTCTCTCGCGCACTcgcctttgccccccccccctcccccaagaaaaaTCTGGAAGGCCGTGTGCATGCtgttattgaaattataattaaCACCCATAAAATAGTTTTGTTACTCCCTTTAATATTTGTCGCTCCATCCTTTGTAAATTCGTGTTTTAAAAGAAAACGTTAGAGGGTAAACTCAAGAATATTGCGAACAAACGCTCCCCAAAACCCTCGTCTATGACCACTCATAGAAACGCACAAACGTACAAATCAATTCATACATTACACCTAAGGATAGTTTAATTTCATTCCAGTATTTTAAACATCATTACCACTCCCCcaaagatgaaaatagaataaaatggcGTATGTGACATTTGGACAGCTGCATGACGCACTCAAAACACgtgaagacaaaaaataagagaaagcccAACCACTCCCCCATATatgggtctgtgtgtatatatgttagcatccacacacataaatgaatgtaATTATCAGTGTTTATAAAGGGGATAAGCTCCTATTATGATATTCAAGAGTTGGGTTCGAGTTCAcataatatcgttattgttatatatatatatatatatatatatatatatatatatatatatatatatatatatatatatgtgtgtgtgtgtgtgtgtgtgtgtgtgtgtgtgtgtgtgtgtgtgtgtgtgtgtgtgtgtgtgtgtgtgtgtgtgtgtgtgtgcgtgtgtgcgtgtgtgcgtgtgtgcgtgtgtatatgtatatatatgtatatatatatgtatgtataaatatataaatatatctatatctatatatatatatatatatatatgtgcataatatttgtatacatacatctctctctctctctctctctctctctctctctctctctctctctctctctctctctatatatatatatatatatatatatatatatatatatatatatatatatatgtgtgtgtgtgtgtgtgtgtgtgtgtgtgtgtgtgtgtgtgtgtgtgtgtgtgtgtgcccacactTGCatacgtgcttgcgtgtgtgcatgcatgtgtgttgcTTCCTTTTCCATGAAAATGATCTTCCGAGAACAGTCAGCTGGCCTTCACTCGAGTGATCTCCTTCAACAACATACTTGTGATAAGCAGAGGTGTCTTTTGTCGCGCTTCGGTTTCAAGTTGATAAGTATTTCTCTTCGAAACGTGTTGACGTGCATCCATTCGCCAAATACATTTGATAACAcagattacatacatatatatacatatatacacacacacacacacacacacacacacacacacacacacacatacacacacatacacacacacacacacatatatatatatatatatatatatatatatatatatatatatatatatgtatatatatataaatcgaataTGTTATGCTATGTTATGGAAAGCGGAAATATAGATCAGCCCTAAAATATTTTTAGGATCCCACTTTCGCTCTCTCCGGTAACAAATTCCTTGAGCCTGTATGAAACGTGTAGCATCTTAAAGAATGGAATTTCATTTGCTATATTAGAGCTCGAAAATGAATAACATGGTAATATaagtaatggaataaaatgtgtgtacatatatatttcaatatatatatatatatatatatatatatatatatatatataaatatatatatatatatatatatatatatatatatatatatatatatatatatatatatatatatatatatatatatatatatacacgcacacacacacacacacacacacacacacacacacacacacacacacacacacacacacacacacacacacacacacacacacacacacacacacacacacacacacacacacacacacgaacacacacgcacacacgcacatatatatatatatatgtatgtatatatgtatgtatgtatgtatgaatgttgtgtatgtgtatgcatgtgtgtgtatgtgtgtgtatacgcatatttgtatgtatttagattTGGCAGACGATGTATATACGGAAAAATGTGTTTAGAGATAAACATGTATCGTTTTACAATTCATTTCATGGAAAAATGATTGATACATGATTCGAATtattgttgattatatatattttttcgttcgtAACGAATATTTTCGCTACAAAGACGGGAAATGGGAAACGATAAAGATTATATTCCAATTTTATTTTCAACATGAAATACACATCGTGATATAAATTTAATTCCAATATAGGTTTGTAATTTAAGATTTCCAATTTTTAGAAAATGGATTTTGTCAATTCAAATCATTTGCTTTTATCATCCATTTTAccaaaggcagaagaaaaagattactaaaaagaataagaaattgtCATTTGCACCACATTTCCAGCTAGCATTTTGTCCACCGGAAGGATAGCTCTTACATTCATTACTGTCTTTCTGAAAAGCCATATGACACGGGCACTGACGTCGAACAGGGCCTTCTGAAGTACAGAGAAAGAATACACTGCTGTCCGAAGGGTGCGGGATCGTCTGGTTCAGACGCGTGCAGTGAGGTTCCTCGGGATCGCAGTAGCTGTAACACTGACTCCAGTCCTCGGTGCACGACCCTGTGTGGTAGTTGAAGAAGGAGTCCCTGGAACACCGGTGCTGGGTGGTTCGTCCGTCCGGGTGGCATTCGTAGTACAGGCTGCAGTTGGTCGGGTGCGGGGCGACCGGGAGCGGGCCGGTGCAGTCCACTTGGCACGGGTCGCAGGTTCGGAGAGTGCCCGGATCGGCGCTGAGGAGGGGGTCGCACTTGAGACTGGCGGCGTTGAAGTACTCGTCTGTAGGACACTTCACGGCGTCGCCGGAAGGTGATAGGTTGCCTGTGACAATGGGTAAAAAATGAGAGGCATAGCAATAGTTCCATCAGCAATATTAGAAGTAGCACTAATagcaaaatgttatatatatatatatatatatatatatatatatatatatatatatatatatatatatatatatatatatatatatatatatatatatatatatatatatatatatatatatatatatacatatatatttctatataggtATTGCTCTCCCACTCTGTGGACATCAGTTTATACTTATATCTGTATtcatctgacacacacacacgtagagagagagagagagagagagagagagagagagagagagagagagagagagagagagagagagagagagagagagagagagagagagagagagagagagagagagacagagagagagagattgattgatccACAAACACATTTTGTTATTTAGAATGCGACAATTTCATTCTTTCGATCGACCAATCTCTTTGGCTTTTGTTGTTCCAGTTTTATACGGAAATTACTACAGATATCTCTGCCGAAAGCCTTatgaaacaacacacacacaatgatgagtTTTCAAATACCAGACTGGTCAGTGTCGAGGCAGGTGTAGTACTTGGTGAAGTCCGTCGGATCCGGCACCATTGCTACCGAATCAACACCTGTACAATCCGGAGCGCACACCTGTTGACTCGGGGATACCTGGGAAATGGATACTTTTCCTGAACGACTAATATCTAATTACGTATAAAGATATAGACTCCGTGACAGATCTTGTAGAGAGAGCAAACTGATCATTTAATGAAGAAGCGGtttcgagaaagaaaaaaaaatgtggtgtgGAATATAGCAAATCTCAAAAAGCGATAAAatggagaaaacaaaaacaaaatacaaaacatatcCGAATATAAGTATCAGAATGAATCGCCAGGTGATTGGACGAGAAAGGCGGTTTTTGGCGAATCGGAATCCTCCCGAAACCCGAGTGAGTTGCCAATTCCCCTCTTTCCTGGCGCTATTTATgtcaaaggaagggaggaaggaggaagggaggaaggaggaggggcgaagaggggaagagaggaggaaggaggagggatgaagagaggaggaaggaggagttaggagggaggaggaacgaagaggggaagagaggaaggagaacacTCACCctcaacaagaagaagagaaagaggagcttCATCTTGACTTCTCGGGCGTCTCGAAGATATAGTCAAGTAACTGACGTCTCGTTGCTCCCAGACAGTCCTCAATAGGTGGAGATAATTGTAATCAATAACATTTTTCAGATGATCATCGCATTCTTGGAATAACAATTACGCTGCAGAAATCACTGTCGTCGTATCTaactatttcaatatatatatatatatatatatatatatatatgtatatatatatatgtatatatatgtatatatatatacatatataaatatatatatatatatatatatatatatatatatatatatatatatatatatatatatatgtaaacatgcacagatatacataatatatatatatatatatatatatatatatatatatatatatatatatatatatatatatgtgtgtgtgtgtgtgtgtgtgtgtgtgtgtgtgtgtgtgtgtgtgtgtgtgtgtgtgaggaggcacacacacatgaatatattcatatatatgtatacatatatatacatatgggtatcttcataggcacgcacacacacatacatatgtatatgtgtatgtgtgtgtatataagtatatgtatgtatgtatatgtatatttgaatatgaatatatgtatatatattatatatatatatatatatgtgaatatatatatat encodes:
- the LOC113813285 gene encoding uncharacterized protein encodes the protein MKLLFLFFLLRVSPSQQVCAPDCTGVDSVAMVPDPTDFTKYYTCLDTDQSGNLSPSGDAVKCPTDEYFNAASLKCDPLLSADPGTLRTCDPCQVDCTGPLPVAPHPTNCSLYYECHPDGRTTQHRCSRDSFFNYHTGSCTEDWSQCYSYCDPEEPHCTRLNQTIPHPSDSSVFFLCTSEGPVRRQCPCHMAFQKDSNECKSYPSGGQNASWKCGANDNFLFFLVIFFFCLW